CGGGGGTGACCGGCCGCACCGAATTAGATAAGAACAAACCTGAGGCTTCGTCCATCATGAAGATCCATGCCCACTTCACAAAAAAACTGCAGAATGATCCCTACGGGGATATCCACTTTGAATCCAGGAAATCAGAAATCCGGAATCCGGATGGCTCGATCGTTTTTTTGCTGGAAAATGTGCAGGTGCCGTCGGGTTGGTCACAGGTATCCACAGATATCATAGCGCAGAAATATTTTCGCAAGGCCGGGGTGCCGGTCAGGTTGAAGAAAGTAAAAGAAAAGGGTGTCCCGGTTTGGCTGCAGCGTTCGGAAGAGGACAGCGCTGCCATGAAGGAGTTAAAGCCGGAGGAGCGGTACGGACCGGAGACCGACAGCCGACAGGTATTTGACCGACTGTCGGGAGCATGGACCTACTGGGGATGGAAACACGGCTATTTTGATGAAGAGACCGATGCCCGGACTTTTTACAATGAAATGAGGTACATGCTGGCGCATCAGATGGCTGCGCCTAACAGTCCACAGTGGTTCAACACCGGCCTCCACTGGGCGTATGGAATCAATGGGCCTGCCCAGGGACATTATTATGTCGATGCCGGCACGGGCAAGGTACATAAATCCAAAGACGCCTATTCCCGTCCACAGCCTCATGCCTGTTTTATCCAGAGTGTGAACGACGATCTCGTCAACGAAGGGGGCATCATGGATCTATGGACCCGTGAGGCGCGTCTCTTTAAATACGGGTCGGGAACCGGGACCAACTTCTCCGACATCCGGGGCGACAGCGAGTCACTCAGCGGTGGCGGCAAGTCATCCGGCCTCATGAGTTTTCTGAAAATCGGCGACCGGGCCGCCGGCGCCATCAAATCCGGGGGGACCACCCGCCGGGCCGCCAAGATGGTGACGCTCGATATGGATCATCCGGACATCGAGGAATACATCAACTGGAAGGTCAGGGAAGAGCAAAAGGTCGCTTCCATCGTTGCCGGTTCGAAGATCTGCGAAAAGCATCTCCGCAATGTGATCCGGCTCTGCCATGAGCCGGTCGTAATCGAAGGCCGTGAATACAACGGAAAGGTGAGCCGGGATCCGCAAAAGAACAAGAGGCTCCGCAAGGAGATTCTGGAGGCCAGACGCAATAATGTATCTGTCAATTATATCGAACGGGTCATTCAGCTTGCGGCGCAGGGGTACAAGGATATCGTCTTTGAATCGTACGACACGGACTGGAATTCCGAGGCCTACAATACGGTAAGCGGACAAAATTCCAACAATTCCATCCGTGTTCCAAACGACTTCATGAAAGCGTTGAAAAACAACGAGGACTGGCATCTGTATGGCCGGGTGGAACGCAAAAAGGCAGCTGCCGAGGGACGCAAGCCGGAACCGATGAAAACCCTCAGCGCCCGCGAGCTCTGGGATCAGGTTTCGTATGCGGCGTGGTCCTGTGCGGATCCGGGGACGCAGTACCATGACACCATCAACGAATGGCATACCTGCCCGGAAGACGGTCCGATCAAAGCCAGCAATCCGTGTTCCGAGTACATGTTTCTGGATGACACGGCCTGCAACCTGGCCTCTCTCAACCTCATGAAGTTTTATGATGAGAAGCGTCAGCAGTTCCTGGTGGATGATTTCCGCTTTGCTTCGCGGTTGTGGACGGTGGTGCTGGAAATATCCGTTCTGATGGCGCAGTTTCCGTCGGAGCGTATTGCCGAGTTGTCTTACAAGTTTCGTACCCTTGGTCTGGGATACGCCAATATCGGTTCATTGCTGATGGTAAACGGCATTCCGTATGACAGCAGGGAAGCCAATGCGATCTGTGGCGCAATCACTGCGATCATGCACATGAGCTCCTATGCTACCAGTGGCGAAATGGCGGCAGAGCTTGGGGCGTTTCCCGGTTACGAAAAGAACCGGGAGCACATGCTTCGTGTGCTTCGCAACCACCGCAGAGCCGCCTACAATGCCGATGAATCGGAGTATGAGGAGCTCACCATCAAGCCGACGGGAATAGATGAGCGCTACTGTCCCGAGTATTTGCTTAAAGCCGCCCGGCAGGATGCCGACAGAGCGGTGGCCCTTGGCGAAAAACACGGATATCGGAATGCGCAGGTCACCGTTATCGCGCCGACAGGGACCATCGGCCTGGTGATGGATTGCGACACGACCGGCATCGAGCCCGATTTTGCATTGGTCAAGTTCAAGAAGCTGGCCGGTGGAGGATATTTCAAGATCATCAACCAGTGTGTTCCGCAGGCACTCCGCAAGCTGGGATACGATAATAAGAGCATCGAAGAGATTGTCCGGTATGCCAAAGGGCGCGGCTCTCTCAAGGGATGTCCCACGGTCACGCACGAGCGGCTTGCGGAGGCGGGTTTCACCGACGACAAGATCGAGGCGGTGGAAAAGGCGCTTCCCTCCAGTTTTGATATCAAATTCGCGTTCAATCACTGGACACTTGGTGAGTCTTTCTGCAAAAACGTGCTGGGCATCGGCGACAATGAACTTGCCGACCCGGGGTTTGATATGCTCCGGCATCTCGGATTCACCCGCAGGGAAATTGAGCAGGCGAACGATTATGTGTGTGGTACGATGACAGTGGAAGGTGCTCCTCACCTGAAGGAGGAACACTTGCCGGTATTTGACTGCGCCAATAAATGCGGCCGGACCGGAACCCGGTATATTACGGCCGAAGGCCATATTAATATGATGGCAGCGGCACAGCCGTTCATATCCGGGGCCATATCAAAGACGATTAACCTGCCCAACGAGGCGACGGTTGATGATATTCAGAGAGTTTATGAGCAGTCGTGGGAAAAAATGCTCAAGGCCAACGCACTCTACCGCGACGGATCAAAACTCAGCCAGCCGCTGAATGCCATGGCCGATATCATGGATGAGCTGGAAGAAGAGGATGAACAGGAGACATTGCAGCCGGAGTTGCTGCAGCAGCAGGATCAGGTGGTCAAGACGGCCGAAAAGATCATCCACAAATATGTTACCGGAAGGGAGCGTCTGCCCCACAGGAGGGCCGGCTATACCCAGAAATGCAAAATAGGGGGCCAATCGGTGTATCTTCGTACCGGAGAGTACGAAAACGGACAGCTGGGAGAAATTTTTATCGATATGCACCGGGAAGGTGCCGCTTTCCGAAGCCTGACCAACTGTTTCGCAATAGCCATCTCTCTGGGGCTCCAGCATGGAGTTCCGCTGGAGGAATATGTCGATGCCTTTGTGTTCACCAAGTTTGATCCCAGCGGTACTGTTATCGGCAACCCCCATATCAAGATGACAACCTCGGTCATAGACTATATCTTCAGGGAACTTGCGGTTACCTATCTGGGCAGGGAGGACCTTGCGCATGTCGGATCCGAGCACATCGAAAAGCGTTCACTCAAACCGGTTGATGACACTCCAGGCAATGAACCGAATACATCACCAAAAACTGCAGATTCCGATTCATTCCACAGTCCTTCTGAAACCGGCAGTGCGAAATCGGAGTTGCATACAGGTCATCCGACCGTGGAGGAGACCACACCGGGTCCGGTCTCTGTCTCCGGACATTCAGGTGATGCAGCAAGCGGTGGCACGTCACAGCCGCGTTCCCGACGTTCAGATCAAATGGACAGGGCCAGAGAGATGGGATTTACCGGTGATATCTGTTCGGATTGCGGCAGCCTGACGATGGTTCGGAACGGAACCTGTCTGAAATGCACTACTTGCGGCTCCACAACGGGTTGCTCATGATGAACTTTCAATCAATCGCCCTGGCTCTCTTTTTGGGAATACCAGGGCGAAGATTGCTGGTAACAATGGGATTCTTCAGAGGCTAATCCTCAATATGCGGTTTTTGATTTGGGGGGGATGATCATCCGAATCCATGCACGAATTGTGCGGTGGAGGTAGTGGTACCAGCCGTGGTGGTACTTCTCAAAGGTGTGAAACTTTTCGTACAGCCTGGTGCGGCTCATATCAGTAGTTTTCATAGGCATCTCCGTTAAATATTAGCGGTTAGAACAAAAAGAAATAAAAGCGCTTTTCTAACCATATGATAAGGATTTGTACGATTTTTTGCAATCAGGGTTGCAAAAAAAGTGGTATTTAATCAAACCCGGTGAGACACGTTATTTCTTCAGGTTGAAGCGGCTTCAAGAGAAAAAAAAGTATGCAGGGAAAGTGCTCCGGCATTTCCTGCAGTAGAGGGTATTGCAGCTGTGTGACAGGCCCAAAGCGGCTGCAAAGCGGGCAAGAAGATTATTTTTGTAACAAACAAAGCCATGCGTACTCCTATAGGTACAAAACAGCATAATCACTAATTTTGGAGTACCGCTAAATGGAAAGGCATGCACCAGACTTGTTCAGATCCAGTGTCGAACCCGGAGTGACACACAGTGACAGGTTCAATGAAATCTGGAATACCTCTCTCGCACAAAAGGTCAGGGCATCAGGTTCAAACAGTGAATTCGATACAAATATGAATCTGATTGCATATTCGTATTCGACTGGAAACGGAGTGCAGCCCGCAAAGAGAAAACAGAGAGAGTCGGAACATCATCCCCTGGCTCGGAAAATCAAGGCATTGCACATAGAAGACGATGACGAGATTCGTTTTCTGGTTAAAGCTTTTTTAAAAAATCTCGTGGATGTGGATCCTGCCGCGGATGGGGATGAAGCGATCACCAATTCCACAAATAATAAATACGACCTGATTATAACGGATATAAATCTTGGCGCCGGTATCGACGGGATCGAAGCAGCCAGGGAAATCAGAAACATAGGCTACTACCGGAATGTGCCGATCATCGCGGCCACCGCAAATGGCACTTCCGAAGTGAGAAATCAGTGTTTGGAAGCAGGAATGGATGCCTTTCTGCTCAAACCATTCATGAAAAGAGACCTGATCAATACCGTTGAACAGGTAATGGAAAACAGAATGTCATAATTACAATGGGTAGAGGAGTATATCAAGGTGGACAATAGCGAACTAAAAAAAATTCAGGATCAGATTGATGCCTACCGAAATGGAGAGCTAACCGAAGAGCAGATTGATGATCTTTGGGTTGATCTCATTTCATATCCGGATCAAATGGAGTACCTGGTTAACTCTGTGAATCTGGAAAAGCTGGCATCTGATCAGAAGTCACCTGCAAACATTATTGCAGACAGCAAAACAGATTATTCCTGGCTCCGGACAATAGGGCGAGTGGCTGCCGTACTGCTGATGGTCACGGGTATCATATCCATGATCTATATGTTCAACTCGGACCGGTTTTTTGAGCCGTCTCCACTGGCTGAAATTGAACTCAACAGCTTTCGGTCATCTACAATACCTTCGGACGTTTTTGAGTATGAGCTGCAGCGGGCCATAAACATGGCATCGCTCGACAAACATGCCAAAGCTCTGGAAAAACTGGAAGATATCCATGGATTGAATTTGTCAGCGGAGCAGGAAATAAAATTGAAGCTCAGCAAAGGCTCCGTTCTCTACAACCATCACGAATATGCAAAAGCTTCGGAAGTATTCCGGTCGCTGCTGGATGAGTACGATGATTTGCACATTCTGACGGAAGAACAGATCCACTGGTTCCTGGGCAACGCCTATCTGCACATGGGTGTGGAGGAACAGGCGCTGGTTCATATCCGGATAACCTATGAGCTCAACGGTGCGTATCGCCGGCAAGCCGAGCGTTTTCTGAATTGAAAGTTATATACGGCCGTTTCTTGCACCGTTCTGAAGCGAAGCAAATCTGACAAGCAGCAAAGAGAATCAATAAGGTTTTTTATTCATCAACGAGTAGCCTGACATCCGCTACTTGATATCCAGTGCAATCTACAGGAAGGACACTTACCATGTCCTTCCTGTTTTTATATCTGCCATACTCATAAGGAAAATCAGTGCCTGGAATGGATGCCGGGAAGCCTGATCCAGGTGAGCAAGAGCGTCAGCAGTCCGATGGCAAAAAGAGCTATACCCGCAAGCCAGAAGTTGAATGACTTGACAACAGGATCGTTGCTTCCATAGATGACAAAAGACCCCCAATATGACGGGTTGCTGTTTGCACTGTTCATGTAGGCGATTTTTGCCTGCCTCATGGCTTCGCTTTTTTCCATTCCCTCATTGAGATTGGCATAAAACGAGACCGAAAGTTCGTAGGCGGATTGGTCGCGAATTGTCCAGAGATTCATGACCAGACTTTTTACACCGGCATAGTTGAATGCCCGGCTGAATCCGACGATACCACTCCCCTGAATATAATTGCCGGAGCCGGATTCACAGGAATTCAGCATAACCATCTCGTTGGAAAGATCCATGCCAAAAAGTTCATAGGCGTAAATGAGTCCGCTTTCGGCATTGCCCTCGGGGTTACTTTCCGGCCTCTCCGGACTCATATAGATTGGAGAGTAGAGCGGATCGGTTTCAAATACTTCGCTGTGAGAAGCCAGGTGGAGAATTCGGCTTTTGCCGGAGTAGTTCCTGAAGGCATTTTTGGTGCTTGTCTGTGAGTGGTGATAGACATTATTGGTAAGGCGGTCCAGGCGGTTTGAAATTTCGGTAACTTCCCGTTCAGCGAGCGGCAACGGGGGGAGGTTGCGACCTGTCATCAACCGGCTTTCCTGGCCCTCGAAATGGGAAATTCCGAATCCGAGAAAATCGAGGCTGTGGGCAGTTGCCGGAGTATGGTCGAATGCCGCCTCAAGATCCTTCAGGGAGTTGGCATAGGAAACCGATGCATGTTCTATCAAATAGGTTGCCTCTCCATAGCTGTAGTCGCCTGACACGCTGTTAAGTGGCAGTATTTCAAGCGGAATGTGGTAGAGAAATCCGTCCGGGATAACGTAGTAATTACTGTGTCTGTCATCAATATTCAGGACATCAATCACCTTGCTTCGGAACCATTCCAGCTCCTTCAGTCGTATACGGTCACCTGACAGGCTCTCCACCAGCTTGTCCACACGCTCGAGCTCCTGCTCTGAAAAGGGTATATGATGAATATCGAATGAACCGGAGGTGATGGTAGAGGCGTACAGATCATCTTCAAACAGACTGAAATAGAGAATGATGTCGGAGCGGCGCAGCTGCCGGCGGATTTTTGCGAAGTTGAACGGCTCCAGGTCAATGTGCTGGAGAACCTTTCTTCGAAGCATATTCTGTTGTGAGGTCGCTTCTACGAGTTGATTGTTGAGCTCATAGCGCCGTTGTCCTTCGGCATGGATCATTTCCGAGCGCAGCCGTTCGATGCGGTTGCGCAGGGCGTAGTCGTGGGTAAGCTCGCTTTCCGTAAGAATCGAGGACTTAAGCGCGGGATTGTTGAAAAAGGCGAAAGAGCTGAGATTTTTAACCTCGTCCATCCAGAAAAGGGCCTCTTCATGCCGGTTGTGCTCTGTGAGTTGTTTTATAAGTAAATTGAAAATTCCGGCATAGAACGAATCGAAAAACATGTGGCCCGACTGCAGGTCGGTAGTATGTCGAACTCGTTCGATTATTTTATTGGCACTCATTGAAAGCAAGTCAAGGGCTTTTTGAGTGTTGTTATTATGAATATGTTTTTTGGCCAGTAACTCGTTTAGTTTCTTTTGAGATCTAAACGAAAGTATTGACTGATCATGATCTAATAACTTATTAACATATCTAGTAGCACTTCCATGGTTGCCTATCAAGAAATGGATATCTGCTAATTTCAAATAAGAGTGTAAAATAATGATATCATCACCTTCTGATTTTCCCTCATCCAAAAACAATTGAACGGCTTCAATCGCTTTGTCAAATAACTCAAAGTCGTAGTACAAATGAAATAGGTCAGAATACCCAATTAAAATCAAATTTTTATTACCCGTTTCCCTGCCGATCGATATATATTTATTGATAGCCTCCAATGATGGCTCAAAAGCATGTTCAAATCGCCAATGATACCTCGAAAATGTTCGATAAATCCTAGCAAGAATGCTTAAATCTGAGATTTGATCGGTAATTGCCCGCATTTGTTTTATTTGACCCTTGGCGCTATTCCAATTTGACAGACTAGCATAGTAATTATATAAATTAATATAGCTCTGAGCACGGAAGTTGTCATCGTCATACCTATTAGCATGTGCAAGAGAACTGGATATGAGTTCTATATATTTTTCAAAATAGCCAAGATCATAGTATGCAATACCTAGGTTGTTCAAGATTGCGACCTGATACCTATAGTCATCAAATACGTCAAAATGATTGTAGACATACTCCAGTGTTTCCACAGCTCCTTGAATCTGGCCGATTTGAATTAGTATAGCTCCAAAGTCAAATCTAGCTATAACTTGATCTTTTAATGAGAGGTAATTGGAAAGAGGAAGGATGAGGTTTCTGTTAAGATCCAGGTCATATTGATAGTAACCACGAAAATATGATGAGAACGATATATACCGCAGTAGTCGAATGGACTGGTCAGACACGGGCAGTTCGGAGTAACGGGAAATGGATTGCGCCAACCGGTAAACCTGCTCCTCCTGCTGCAGCCGGTAGTGACCGTTGATCAGGATCAATAACTGCACGATATCTTCTGCACGAGATAGACTGAAATTATCCAGGCGCTGCTCGTACCAATCGTTCAGCTCCTGTCGTACATGGGTACTTGCCGTGTCCTGTTCGTAGATGGCGTCGAAATAGTAGAAATCCAGGGGCGTTGCGTCTCTTCTGTGCAGCGAGTAGGACTCATTGATATCACCGGACTGCAAAAAGTGAAGGTGAAAACGCTCCTTGTCGGTCAGTTCATCTCGATTCAGACTTGCCAGAAGGGAAGCACGATCCGGTTCCCCGGATTGATGTTCGTGAAGATAGATGAGTGCAAGGGTGGGCTTGTCGATGCACTCTACCAAGCGGCGGGGATATTCCTTTCTGGCAGAATGCCCTTCACCGGTTTGCTGGCCAACACATCTTGCAATACGGTAGGATCGGGGAAAGGCTTGCGGATCACCCAAGACCATATCCACAAACAGGGTGCGGGCGCGGGTATTGGATTGCAGTACCTGGTACAGGAGCCAGGCGGACTCTGACGAGTGGCTTTGCTCAAAATCGCTCGCGTAAAAAAGAAGCTGCTCTCTGATGGTGTTTTCCTGACCATCAGAGAGCTCGATTCCCTTGGCCGCGGACGCGACCAGCAAACTAAAAAAAAATATAAAAACGGTACGGGTCACACGGAAACCTCATACTGGGAGTCACATGAAACCCGAAAATAATAATATTAGTATGCAGTATCAATCAGGGCGGATTCGAATGACATCACCTCTACCACTTGAGGGGCCCTCATACTGCTCAATCATTTCATCCTGTGCCTGAAAATCTTGCGCATCAAATTTCATTTGGCCATCCGCCTCGTTGAGGTTGGGGGAGGTAATACCGGTGCAGGAGGTAAGAAGGAATGCAAATGTAATGGTTGCGAGGACAGAAACGTTCTTGAAGTTTTTCATGACGTAAGGGGTTTTTTGTATTGAAGTGATCAAGA
The Balneolales bacterium ANBcel1 DNA segment above includes these coding regions:
- a CDS encoding CHAT domain-containing protein; the encoded protein is MSANKIIERVRHTTDLQSGHMFFDSFYAGIFNLLIKQLTEHNRHEEALFWMDEVKNLSSFAFFNNPALKSSILTESELTHDYALRNRIERLRSEMIHAEGQRRYELNNQLVEATSQQNMLRRKVLQHIDLEPFNFAKIRRQLRRSDIILYFSLFEDDLYASTITSGSFDIHHIPFSEQELERVDKLVESLSGDRIRLKELEWFRSKVIDVLNIDDRHSNYYVIPDGFLYHIPLEILPLNSVSGDYSYGEATYLIEHASVSYANSLKDLEAAFDHTPATAHSLDFLGFGISHFEGQESRLMTGRNLPPLPLAEREVTEISNRLDRLTNNVYHHSQTSTKNAFRNYSGKSRILHLASHSEVFETDPLYSPIYMSPERPESNPEGNAESGLIYAYELFGMDLSNEMVMLNSCESGSGNYIQGSGIVGFSRAFNYAGVKSLVMNLWTIRDQSAYELSVSFYANLNEGMEKSEAMRQAKIAYMNSANSNPSYWGSFVIYGSNDPVVKSFNFWLAGIALFAIGLLTLLLTWIRLPGIHSRH
- a CDS encoding vitamin B12-dependent ribonucleotide reductase, with amino-acid sequence MKIHAHFTKKLQNDPYGDIHFESRKSEIRNPDGSIVFLLENVQVPSGWSQVSTDIIAQKYFRKAGVPVRLKKVKEKGVPVWLQRSEEDSAAMKELKPEERYGPETDSRQVFDRLSGAWTYWGWKHGYFDEETDARTFYNEMRYMLAHQMAAPNSPQWFNTGLHWAYGINGPAQGHYYVDAGTGKVHKSKDAYSRPQPHACFIQSVNDDLVNEGGIMDLWTREARLFKYGSGTGTNFSDIRGDSESLSGGGKSSGLMSFLKIGDRAAGAIKSGGTTRRAAKMVTLDMDHPDIEEYINWKVREEQKVASIVAGSKICEKHLRNVIRLCHEPVVIEGREYNGKVSRDPQKNKRLRKEILEARRNNVSVNYIERVIQLAAQGYKDIVFESYDTDWNSEAYNTVSGQNSNNSIRVPNDFMKALKNNEDWHLYGRVERKKAAAEGRKPEPMKTLSARELWDQVSYAAWSCADPGTQYHDTINEWHTCPEDGPIKASNPCSEYMFLDDTACNLASLNLMKFYDEKRQQFLVDDFRFASRLWTVVLEISVLMAQFPSERIAELSYKFRTLGLGYANIGSLLMVNGIPYDSREANAICGAITAIMHMSSYATSGEMAAELGAFPGYEKNREHMLRVLRNHRRAAYNADESEYEELTIKPTGIDERYCPEYLLKAARQDADRAVALGEKHGYRNAQVTVIAPTGTIGLVMDCDTTGIEPDFALVKFKKLAGGGYFKIINQCVPQALRKLGYDNKSIEEIVRYAKGRGSLKGCPTVTHERLAEAGFTDDKIEAVEKALPSSFDIKFAFNHWTLGESFCKNVLGIGDNELADPGFDMLRHLGFTRREIEQANDYVCGTMTVEGAPHLKEEHLPVFDCANKCGRTGTRYITAEGHINMMAAAQPFISGAISKTINLPNEATVDDIQRVYEQSWEKMLKANALYRDGSKLSQPLNAMADIMDELEEEDEQETLQPELLQQQDQVVKTAEKIIHKYVTGRERLPHRRAGYTQKCKIGGQSVYLRTGEYENGQLGEIFIDMHREGAAFRSLTNCFAIAISLGLQHGVPLEEYVDAFVFTKFDPSGTVIGNPHIKMTTSVIDYIFRELAVTYLGREDLAHVGSEHIEKRSLKPVDDTPGNEPNTSPKTADSDSFHSPSETGSAKSELHTGHPTVEETTPGPVSVSGHSGDAASGGTSQPRSRRSDQMDRAREMGFTGDICSDCGSLTMVRNGTCLKCTTCGSTTGCS
- a CDS encoding response regulator yields the protein MNLIAYSYSTGNGVQPAKRKQRESEHHPLARKIKALHIEDDDEIRFLVKAFLKNLVDVDPAADGDEAITNSTNNKYDLIITDINLGAGIDGIEAAREIRNIGYYRNVPIIAATANGTSEVRNQCLEAGMDAFLLKPFMKRDLINTVEQVMENRMS